In one Paraburkholderia megapolitana genomic region, the following are encoded:
- a CDS encoding transglutaminase family protein: MSIRVALNHVTHYRYDRLVNLSPQVVRLRPAPHCHTPIVSYSLRIEPETHFINWQQDAFANYQARLVFPEPTREFKVTVDLVAEMAVYNPFDFFLEPEAQQFPFKYADELRRELAPYLVKREPTPRFAAFVESIDLTPRVTIDFLVELNQRLQQDIRYLIRMEPGVQTPEETLTNGSGSCRDSGWLLVETFRQLGLAARFVSGYLLQLTPDTKALDGPSGTEVDFTDLHAWCEVYLPGAGWIGLDPTSGLLAGEGHIPVACTPEPGSAAPISGAVDESEVEFTHTMSIQRVLETPRVTKPYTEATWEAVQQMGAHVDAQLTDMDVRLTMGGEPTYVSVRDRDAAEWNTDALGPTKRGYAVALMDKLRTRYGANGFLHIGQGKWYPGEQLPRWALSLFWRADGEPCWQDPTLFADERTPDSYTSEDASRFVRHLAGKLALDTQHIVPGYEDVWYYLWRERRLPVNVDPFDSRLDDELERVRLRRVFDAGLPSVTGYVLPLARENDVPLQPARWISGPWFFREDRMYLIPGDSPMGYRLPLDSLPWVSKADYPWQHEHDPFAPVAPLRNATELRMQYGDAVHAALSHDTSGASGASGAAGDHRAAHATASAAARDARSERAPEAGESAAWLMRTAICVEARDPARAAGPKVETDTFGSGHKLLHVFMPPLAALDDYLDLLAAVEATAAELRVKVIVEGYPPPRDPRLKMLQVTPDPGVIEVNIHPASSWDELVDNTEYLYQSAHETWLCPEKFMTDGRHTGTGGGNHFVLGGATPPDSPFLRRPDVLASLIAYWLNHPSLSYLFSGLFIGPTSQAPRVDEARNDQVYELELAFRELQHQLDLLGGRESATLPPWLVDRTLRNILIDVTGNTHRSEFCIDKLYSPDGPTGRLGLLELRGFEMPPHARMSLVQQLLLRTLVARFWHKPYTTRLTRWGTELHDRFLLGTFVQMDFDDVLDDLRNAGYAFDREWFAPHFEFRFPLVGELQTNGVDITIRNALEPWHVMGEEGSSGGTVRYVDSSVERLEVRALGLNGNRHVITVNGVPLPLQPTGRVSEHVAGVRFRAWSQPTALHPSIGVHAPLTFDLVDTWTGRSLGGCQYHVAHPGGRSYDTFPVNAYEAESRRRSRFFTIGHTPGALVPEPRERSMEFPFTLDLRYR, encoded by the coding sequence GTGTCCATTCGAGTCGCATTGAACCACGTCACGCACTACCGCTACGACCGGCTGGTCAATCTTTCGCCGCAGGTCGTGCGGTTGCGTCCGGCGCCGCATTGCCACACACCGATCGTGTCGTACTCGCTGCGCATCGAGCCCGAAACGCATTTCATCAACTGGCAGCAGGACGCGTTCGCGAACTACCAGGCACGGCTCGTGTTTCCGGAGCCGACCCGCGAATTCAAGGTCACGGTCGACCTGGTCGCCGAGATGGCGGTCTACAACCCGTTCGATTTCTTCCTCGAACCCGAGGCACAGCAGTTCCCGTTCAAATACGCGGATGAGCTGCGGCGCGAACTTGCCCCTTACCTCGTCAAACGCGAGCCGACACCGCGTTTTGCTGCGTTCGTCGAGAGCATCGACCTGACGCCGCGTGTCACGATCGACTTCCTCGTCGAGCTGAATCAGCGCCTGCAACAGGACATCCGCTATCTGATCCGGATGGAACCGGGGGTGCAGACGCCGGAAGAGACGCTCACGAACGGTTCGGGTTCGTGCCGTGACTCTGGCTGGCTGCTCGTCGAGACGTTCCGTCAGCTCGGTCTTGCCGCGCGTTTCGTGTCGGGCTATCTGCTGCAGCTTACGCCCGATACGAAGGCGCTCGACGGTCCCAGCGGCACCGAGGTCGACTTCACCGACCTGCACGCATGGTGCGAGGTTTATCTGCCAGGCGCCGGCTGGATCGGGCTCGATCCGACCTCGGGATTGCTCGCGGGCGAAGGCCACATTCCGGTTGCGTGCACGCCGGAGCCGGGCAGCGCCGCGCCGATCTCGGGCGCCGTCGACGAATCGGAAGTCGAGTTCACCCACACGATGTCGATCCAGCGCGTGCTCGAAACACCGCGCGTGACCAAGCCCTATACCGAAGCGACATGGGAAGCAGTCCAGCAGATGGGCGCGCACGTCGACGCGCAACTGACCGACATGGACGTGCGGCTGACGATGGGCGGCGAGCCGACCTACGTGTCGGTGCGCGACCGCGATGCCGCCGAATGGAACACCGACGCACTCGGGCCGACCAAGCGCGGCTATGCGGTCGCGCTGATGGACAAGCTGCGCACGCGCTACGGCGCGAACGGTTTCCTGCATATCGGCCAGGGCAAGTGGTATCCGGGCGAGCAGCTGCCGCGCTGGGCGCTGTCGCTGTTCTGGCGCGCGGATGGCGAGCCGTGCTGGCAGGACCCGACGCTGTTTGCCGACGAGCGCACACCCGATTCCTATACATCGGAAGATGCGTCACGGTTCGTTCGCCATCTGGCGGGCAAGCTCGCACTCGATACGCAGCACATCGTGCCGGGCTACGAAGACGTCTGGTACTACCTGTGGCGCGAACGTCGCTTGCCGGTCAACGTCGATCCGTTCGATTCGCGGCTCGACGACGAACTCGAACGCGTGCGGCTGCGCCGCGTGTTCGATGCGGGTTTGCCTTCGGTGACCGGTTACGTGTTGCCGCTCGCGCGCGAGAACGATGTGCCGCTGCAGCCGGCGCGCTGGATCAGCGGCCCGTGGTTTTTCCGCGAAGACCGCATGTACCTGATTCCCGGCGATTCGCCGATGGGCTACCGTTTGCCGCTCGATTCGTTGCCGTGGGTGTCGAAGGCCGATTATCCGTGGCAACACGAGCACGATCCGTTTGCACCGGTCGCGCCGCTGCGTAACGCAACCGAACTGCGGATGCAGTATGGCGATGCGGTACACGCTGCGTTGTCGCACGACACGTCAGGTGCCTCAGGTGCATCAGGCGCGGCTGGCGACCACCGCGCTGCCCATGCAACCGCATCGGCCGCAGCCCGCGATGCGCGCAGCGAGCGCGCGCCCGAAGCCGGAGAATCGGCAGCATGGCTCATGCGCACGGCAATCTGCGTCGAGGCACGCGACCCCGCACGCGCTGCCGGTCCGAAGGTCGAGACCGACACATTCGGCAGCGGGCACAAACTGCTGCACGTGTTCATGCCGCCGCTCGCCGCACTCGACGACTACCTCGACCTGCTCGCCGCCGTCGAAGCGACCGCGGCCGAGTTGCGCGTGAAGGTGATCGTCGAAGGCTATCCGCCGCCGCGCGATCCACGTCTGAAGATGCTCCAGGTCACGCCGGACCCGGGCGTGATCGAAGTGAACATCCATCCGGCGTCGAGCTGGGACGAACTCGTCGATAACACCGAGTACCTGTATCAGTCCGCGCACGAAACCTGGCTGTGCCCGGAGAAGTTCATGACCGACGGGCGCCACACCGGCACCGGCGGCGGCAATCACTTCGTACTGGGCGGCGCGACGCCGCCCGACAGTCCGTTCCTGCGCCGCCCCGATGTGCTCGCCAGTCTGATCGCTTACTGGCTCAACCATCCGTCGCTGTCGTACCTGTTCTCGGGGCTTTTCATCGGACCGACGAGCCAGGCGCCGCGCGTCGACGAGGCGCGCAACGACCAGGTCTACGAACTCGAACTCGCATTCCGCGAACTTCAGCACCAGCTCGATCTGCTCGGCGGACGCGAGAGCGCGACGTTGCCGCCGTGGCTCGTCGACCGCACGTTGCGCAATATCCTCATCGACGTGACCGGCAACACGCACCGCTCCGAATTCTGCATCGACAAGCTGTATTCGCCGGATGGTCCAACCGGTCGCCTCGGTCTGCTGGAACTGCGCGGTTTCGAAATGCCGCCGCATGCGCGCATGAGCCTCGTGCAACAGCTTCTGCTGCGCACGCTCGTCGCGCGTTTCTGGCACAAGCCGTACACGACGCGGCTTACGCGCTGGGGCACCGAGCTGCACGACCGCTTCCTGCTTGGGACTTTCGTGCAGATGGACTTCGACGACGTGCTCGACGATCTGCGCAACGCAGGCTATGCGTTCGATCGCGAATGGTTTGCGCCGCACTTCGAATTCCGCTTCCCGCTGGTCGGCGAACTGCAGACAAACGGCGTCGACATCACGATCCGCAATGCGCTCGAGCCGTGGCACGTGATGGGCGAGGAGGGTTCGTCGGGCGGGACGGTGCGCTATGTGGATTCGTCGGTGGAACGGCTCGAGGTGCGGGCGTTGGGGCTGAACGGCAATCGGCATGTGATCACGGTGAACGGCGTGCCGCTGCCGTTGCAGCCGACGGGCCGCGTCAGCGAGCATGTGGCCGGCGTGCGCTTTCGCGCCTGGTCGCAACCGACGGCGCTGCATCCCTCCATCGGCGTGCATGCGCCGCTCACGTTCGATCTCGTCGATACATGGACGGGCCGCTCGCTCGGCGGATGCCAGTATCATGTCGCTCATCCTGGCGGACGCAGTTACGACACGTTCCCGGTCAACGCCTATGAGGCCGAAAGCCGGCGCCGCTCGCGCTTCTTTACGATCGGCCATACGCCGGGCGCGCTCGTACCCGAGCCGCGCGAGCGCAGCATGGAGTTTCCGTTCACGCTCGACCTGCGTTATCGTTGA
- a CDS encoding zinc-binding metallopeptidase family protein yields the protein MKTFHCNRCDQTVFFENIRCEHCEALLGYVPEIGEISAFDDAGEGRWRSLHPQADGALFRQCHNYAVENVCNWMIPADSPDTLCRSCQLTSTIPNLTAPDNRLYWYRIESAKRRLLYTLATLGLFAPSREADPDHTLQFQFLEGDTADGKPVTTGHQNGLITLDIAEADDAHRERTRSALGEPYRTLLGHFRHESGHFFFDRLIAGSRWLEPFRQCFGDERADYAASLDSHYHNGPPADWPQHYVSAYATMHPWENWAETWAHYLHIVDTLDTAVSCGLKLVPDSPHEPRLTDQTPVDETSFDNLMKRWFPLTYVLNSLNRSLGLQDGYPFMLAPPVIDKLRFVHRVIAASAAGASGIAQG from the coding sequence ATGAAAACGTTCCACTGCAACCGATGCGATCAAACGGTGTTCTTCGAAAATATCCGCTGCGAACACTGCGAAGCGCTGCTCGGCTACGTGCCCGAAATCGGCGAGATCAGCGCCTTCGACGACGCGGGCGAAGGCCGCTGGCGCAGCCTGCATCCGCAGGCCGACGGCGCGCTGTTCCGGCAGTGCCACAACTATGCCGTGGAGAACGTGTGCAACTGGATGATTCCCGCCGATTCCCCCGACACGCTGTGCCGCTCGTGCCAGCTGACAAGCACGATCCCGAATCTCACTGCACCCGACAACCGGCTCTACTGGTACCGCATCGAAAGCGCGAAGCGGCGCCTGCTGTACACGCTCGCCACACTCGGACTGTTCGCGCCGTCCCGCGAGGCGGACCCGGATCACACCCTGCAGTTCCAGTTTCTGGAAGGCGATACCGCGGATGGCAAGCCCGTGACGACCGGACATCAGAACGGCCTGATCACGCTCGACATCGCCGAAGCCGACGATGCGCACCGCGAGCGCACCCGCTCTGCGCTCGGCGAACCGTACCGTACGTTGCTCGGGCATTTCCGTCATGAGTCGGGCCATTTCTTCTTCGATCGTCTGATTGCCGGGTCGCGCTGGCTCGAACCGTTTCGCCAGTGCTTCGGCGACGAGCGCGCCGACTATGCGGCGTCGCTCGACAGCCATTATCACAACGGGCCGCCGGCCGACTGGCCGCAGCACTACGTCAGCGCCTATGCCACGATGCATCCGTGGGAAAACTGGGCGGAAACCTGGGCGCACTACCTGCATATCGTCGACACGCTCGACACCGCCGTCTCCTGCGGACTCAAGCTCGTACCGGACAGCCCGCACGAACCGAGGCTCACCGACCAGACGCCCGTCGATGAAACCAGCTTCGATAATCTGATGAAACGCTGGTTTCCACTTACTTATGTGCTCAACAGCCTGAATCGCAGCCTCGGACTGCAGGACGGCTATCCGTTCATGCTCGCGCCGCCGGTGATCGACAAGCTACGCTTCGTGCATCGGGTGATTGCGGCGAGTGCGGCGGGTGCGAGCGGCATCGCGCAGGGTTGA
- a CDS encoding alpha-E domain-containing protein — MLSRTADHLFWMARYTERAENTARMLDANYQMSLLPQSDEYAELGWRAMLSISELSGVYAAAHQGMKSHDVIEFMSRDLANPSSIVSCLRAARENARAVRGSITTELWETLNTTWLDCQRLLLDGILERDPYEFFEWVKFRSHLSRGVQLGTMVKDDAFYFMRLGTFIERADNTARILDVKFEMLEQRADTSAQSLDYYHWAAVLRSVSGFEVYRKVYRDVITPERVAGLLILNGDWPRSLAASMTEVGQIVERVTNGRSEATSRLAAQLSAELRSARVGDILAGGLHAYLVDFLARVNDLASRVSRDFLVPIAAETEAGAATQSQSQTRAAA, encoded by the coding sequence ATGCTTAGCCGTACCGCCGACCACCTCTTCTGGATGGCGCGCTATACCGAGCGTGCCGAAAACACCGCACGGATGCTCGATGCGAACTACCAGATGTCGCTGCTGCCCCAGTCCGACGAATACGCGGAACTGGGCTGGCGCGCGATGCTGTCGATCTCGGAACTGAGCGGCGTCTATGCCGCTGCGCACCAGGGTATGAAGAGCCACGACGTGATCGAGTTCATGTCGCGCGACCTGGCCAATCCTTCGTCGATTGTCAGTTGCCTGCGAGCCGCGCGCGAAAATGCGCGGGCCGTACGCGGCTCGATCACCACCGAGCTGTGGGAAACGCTCAACACGACGTGGCTCGACTGCCAGCGGTTGTTGCTCGACGGCATTCTCGAGCGCGATCCGTACGAATTCTTCGAATGGGTCAAGTTCCGCTCGCATCTGTCGCGTGGCGTGCAGCTCGGCACGATGGTCAAGGACGATGCGTTCTACTTCATGCGGCTCGGCACGTTTATCGAGCGCGCGGACAACACCGCACGGATTCTCGATGTGAAGTTCGAGATGCTCGAGCAGCGTGCCGACACCTCGGCTCAATCGCTCGATTACTACCACTGGGCCGCCGTACTGCGCTCGGTATCGGGCTTCGAGGTGTATCGCAAGGTGTATCGCGACGTGATCACGCCTGAACGTGTCGCCGGACTGCTGATCCTGAACGGCGACTGGCCGCGTTCGCTTGCGGCGAGCATGACGGAGGTCGGACAGATCGTCGAGCGTGTGACGAACGGCCGGTCGGAAGCGACGTCGCGGCTCGCCGCGCAGCTTTCCGCCGAACTGCGCAGCGCGCGTGTCGGCGACATTCTGGCCGGCGGTCTGCACGCGTATCTGGTCGACTTTCTCGCGCGCGTCAACGACCTGGCGAGCCGTGTGAGCCGCGATTTTCTGGTGCCGATCGCGGCCGAAACGGAGGCCGGCGCAGCCACGCAGAGTCAGAGCCAGACGAGAGCTGCGGCGTGA
- a CDS encoding circularly permuted type 2 ATP-grasp protein: protein MTQAFFNEMFQRSEMHAAGLPAAAFSGAGDPRTHYREFFTWMCGQSVQQITNKRAEAELNFRRVGITFAVYGAKDETGVGTERTIPFDVIPRIFPAAEWGALERGLRQRVNALNRFIHDIYHEQNIIRAGVIPAAQITGNTQYRPEMRGVNVTRDIYAHIAGIDIVRAGEGEFYVLEDNLRVPSGVSYMLENRKMMMRLFPDLFSRNRVAPVAHYPDMLLDTLRAAAPEGADNPTIVVLTPGMYNSAYFEHAFLAQQMGIELVEGQDLFVENDYLYMRTTQGPQRVDVIYRRVDDDFLDPSVFRSDSTLGVAGLIGAYRAGNVTLCNAVGTGVADDKSIYPYVPDMVRFYLGEEPILNNVPTWMCRKPDDLKYVLDHLPELVVKETHGAGGYGMLVGPASTHAEIEAFRAALLAQPDKYIAQPTLSLSTCPTYVESGIAPRHIDLRPFVLSGHEVRMVPGGLTRVALREGSLVVNSSQGGGTKDTWVLER, encoded by the coding sequence ATGACGCAAGCTTTCTTCAATGAAATGTTCCAGCGCTCCGAGATGCACGCGGCCGGCTTGCCGGCGGCGGCGTTTTCCGGAGCAGGCGATCCGCGCACGCACTATCGTGAGTTCTTTACGTGGATGTGCGGGCAGAGCGTCCAGCAGATCACCAACAAGCGCGCAGAGGCCGAACTCAACTTCCGGCGTGTCGGTATCACGTTCGCGGTGTATGGCGCGAAGGACGAAACCGGCGTCGGCACCGAGCGCACCATTCCATTCGATGTGATTCCACGCATCTTTCCCGCCGCGGAATGGGGTGCACTCGAACGCGGTCTACGTCAGCGCGTCAATGCGCTGAACCGCTTCATCCACGACATCTACCACGAGCAGAACATCATTCGGGCGGGCGTGATTCCCGCTGCGCAGATCACCGGCAATACGCAGTACCGGCCTGAAATGCGTGGTGTGAATGTCACGCGCGACATCTATGCGCACATTGCCGGCATCGACATCGTGCGCGCCGGTGAGGGCGAGTTCTACGTGCTGGAAGACAACTTGCGCGTGCCGTCGGGTGTGTCGTACATGCTCGAAAACCGCAAGATGATGATGCGGTTGTTCCCCGATCTGTTCTCGCGCAATCGCGTGGCGCCGGTCGCGCACTATCCGGACATGCTGCTCGATACGCTGCGCGCGGCAGCACCCGAAGGCGCGGACAATCCGACCATCGTCGTGCTGACACCGGGCATGTACAACTCGGCGTATTTCGAGCACGCGTTTCTCGCGCAGCAGATGGGCATCGAACTCGTCGAAGGTCAGGATCTGTTCGTCGAGAACGACTACCTGTACATGCGCACGACGCAGGGGCCGCAGCGCGTCGACGTGATCTATCGGCGCGTCGACGACGACTTCCTCGACCCGTCGGTGTTCCGTTCCGATTCGACGCTGGGTGTCGCCGGTCTGATCGGTGCGTATCGCGCGGGCAACGTGACGCTGTGCAATGCGGTCGGTACCGGCGTCGCCGACGACAAATCGATCTATCCGTACGTGCCCGACATGGTGCGCTTCTACCTCGGTGAAGAGCCGATACTGAACAACGTGCCGACGTGGATGTGCCGCAAGCCCGACGATCTCAAGTACGTGCTCGATCATCTGCCGGAACTCGTCGTCAAGGAGACGCATGGCGCCGGTGGCTACGGCATGCTGGTCGGACCGGCATCGACGCACGCGGAAATCGAAGCGTTCCGCGCCGCGCTGCTCGCGCAGCCGGACAAATACATCGCGCAACCGACGCTCTCGCTGTCCACCTGCCCGACCTATGTCGAGTCCGGCATCGCGCCGCGCCATATCGACCTGCGGCCGTTCGTACTGTCCGGGCACGAGGTGCGCATGGTGCCGGGCGGTCTCACGCGGGTCGCTTTGCGTGAGGGTTCGCTGGTCGTGAATTCGTCGCAGGGTGGCGGAACCAAGGACACCTGGGTACTGGAGCGCTAG
- a CDS encoding SGNH/GDSL hydrolase family protein, whose amino-acid sequence MTNDQSRWITTPITAEFVRGALELERTDRGVLPHRLPARARAQCADPQLAMAESQPSGVRLVFQTRATEIELDVLPTRYVYAGVPPRPLGVYDLLVDGKLVGQGNADGGDIVTIDMAAGTASRRQGAVGTVKFADVVARRDRDERAVVEIWLPHNEITELVALRTNAPVEPVSSDGRRVWLHHGSSISHGSNAGSPTATWAALASFAGNVELINLGFGGSALLDPFTARAMRDMPADLISLKIGINLVNADLMRLRAFGPAVHGFLDTIREGHPVTPLLVISPLYCPIHEDTPGPGAFDMTALTSGKVSFRATGDPAKRKAGKLTLTVIRDELRRIVEQRAADDRHLHYLDGLELYGQRDFAELPLPDQLHPDEATHRRIGERFARVVFGGGGVFSVG is encoded by the coding sequence ATGACAAACGACCAGAGCCGCTGGATCACGACACCGATTACCGCGGAGTTCGTGCGCGGTGCACTCGAGCTCGAACGCACCGACCGGGGGGTGTTGCCGCATCGCCTGCCTGCTCGGGCTCGTGCCCAGTGTGCGGATCCACAACTGGCGATGGCGGAGTCGCAGCCGTCGGGTGTGCGACTCGTCTTCCAGACGCGTGCAACCGAAATCGAGCTCGACGTACTGCCGACCCGCTATGTCTACGCGGGTGTTCCGCCTCGTCCGCTGGGGGTGTACGACCTGTTGGTCGATGGCAAGCTCGTCGGTCAGGGGAATGCGGACGGTGGGGATATCGTGACGATCGATATGGCTGCTGGGACGGCGTCGCGTCGGCAGGGTGCGGTTGGGACGGTGAAGTTCGCCGATGTGGTGGCGAGGCGTGACCGTGACGAGAGGGCAGTCGTCGAGATATGGTTGCCGCATAACGAAATCACCGAACTCGTCGCTCTACGAACCAACGCGCCCGTCGAACCCGTTTCCAGTGATGGTCGAAGAGTCTGGCTACATCACGGCAGTTCGATCAGCCATGGTTCCAACGCGGGCAGCCCTACTGCGACCTGGGCTGCGCTTGCATCGTTTGCCGGCAACGTGGAACTGATCAATCTTGGCTTTGGCGGAAGTGCGTTGCTCGATCCGTTCACTGCCCGGGCCATGCGCGATATGCCTGCTGATCTGATCAGCCTCAAGATCGGTATCAACCTGGTCAATGCCGATCTGATGCGGCTACGTGCGTTTGGACCTGCGGTGCATGGGTTTCTCGACACCATCCGCGAAGGCCATCCGGTTACACCGCTACTCGTGATTTCGCCGCTCTACTGCCCGATTCACGAAGACACGCCGGGTCCTGGCGCATTCGATATGACGGCGTTGACTTCCGGGAAAGTGTCGTTTCGGGCGACCGGCGATCCGGCTAAGCGTAAGGCCGGGAAATTAACGCTCACTGTTATCCGGGATGAACTGCGGCGCATCGTAGAGCAACGCGCCGCCGACGATCGTCATCTGCATTACCTCGATGGACTTGAGCTCTATGGTCAACGGGATTTCGCGGAGTTGCCGCTTCCTGATCAGCTTCATCCGGATGAGGCTACGCACCGTCGGATTGGTGAGCGGTTTGCGAGGGTGGTGTTTGGGGGTGGTGGGGTGTTTTCGGTTGGGTGA
- a CDS encoding serine hydrolase domain-containing protein — protein sequence MSNPDTSRLPKDAHDHVETENAHIEGLATELLNAINSFSRQSIRNFLVNNTNLPTSNDSLVDESVAWLHGFARLSGRLTLREIVSPTTDSPWVVRVEDAVYSLPHLIHIQIQPDGGGKIIGLNLLPGELEDDPITLETAVEQSRRFCESGTKADVFSGAVLVARGPDVLFEYVSGHVDKRHNVPNNLDTRFNLGSINKMFTAIAIAQLVEQGRLGFMDTIDRYIDETWLPESVTKEITVHHLLSHSSGLGSFFNETFTNGSRARFRNIADYKQLIKDDRPSFTPGERFEYSNTGMLLAGVIVERVTGVSYYDYVRDAIYAPCGMNHTDCFDIDAPVPNLAMGYIPEIIETSMQSDRPFVRWRENIFEHVAKGGPAGGGFSTVRDLRRFADALLADTLVSRSMRDTLWTDHYGAGYGYGFEVVQHAGEKSIGHSGGFAGISASFLVGVDTGLVEVLLSNHDAGVFGLERFIYSTFGRVRF from the coding sequence ATGTCCAATCCAGACACTTCTCGGTTGCCTAAGGACGCACATGACCACGTCGAGACCGAAAATGCTCATATCGAGGGGCTCGCAACTGAGCTCCTGAATGCAATTAACTCGTTCAGCCGTCAGTCGATACGGAATTTCTTAGTTAATAACACCAATCTCCCAACCTCAAACGACTCGCTTGTCGATGAATCTGTGGCGTGGCTACATGGTTTCGCGCGCCTATCCGGACGGCTCACCTTGCGCGAAATCGTGAGTCCGACGACCGACTCCCCTTGGGTCGTGAGGGTCGAGGACGCAGTCTATTCCCTGCCACACTTGATACACATTCAGATCCAGCCGGACGGCGGGGGCAAGATCATCGGACTGAATCTGCTTCCTGGTGAGCTGGAAGATGACCCGATCACGCTGGAAACCGCTGTCGAACAAAGTCGGCGGTTTTGCGAAAGCGGTACGAAAGCAGATGTGTTTTCGGGAGCAGTACTGGTAGCCCGCGGACCGGACGTTCTCTTCGAATATGTGAGTGGTCATGTCGACAAGCGCCACAACGTGCCAAACAACCTAGACACAAGGTTCAATCTTGGTTCGATAAACAAGATGTTCACTGCGATCGCCATTGCTCAACTGGTCGAGCAGGGGCGACTCGGTTTTATGGACACCATCGACCGGTACATCGATGAAACGTGGCTCCCGGAATCGGTCACCAAAGAGATCACGGTTCATCATCTGCTGTCTCACAGTTCGGGCCTCGGAAGTTTTTTCAACGAGACATTCACCAATGGGTCACGGGCGCGGTTTCGGAATATCGCGGACTACAAGCAACTCATCAAGGACGATCGCCCGTCGTTCACACCGGGAGAGCGCTTTGAGTACAGCAATACCGGGATGCTCCTGGCTGGGGTGATAGTCGAACGCGTAACGGGCGTGAGTTACTACGACTACGTGCGCGATGCGATCTACGCACCTTGTGGCATGAACCATACGGACTGCTTTGACATCGATGCACCGGTTCCCAACCTCGCCATGGGCTACATCCCGGAGATCATCGAAACGTCGATGCAAAGCGATCGTCCCTTCGTTCGCTGGCGCGAGAACATCTTCGAGCACGTTGCCAAAGGTGGGCCGGCCGGCGGCGGCTTTTCTACCGTGCGTGACCTGCGCCGCTTTGCTGACGCGCTCCTCGCCGATACCCTCGTTAGCCGGAGCATGCGTGACACGCTATGGACGGACCACTATGGCGCGGGATACGGATACGGATTCGAGGTCGTTCAGCATGCGGGCGAAAAATCTATCGGACATTCGGGCGGCTTCGCGGGTATCAGCGCAAGCTTCCTGGTCGGCGTAGACACGGGTCTGGTCGAGGTCCTGCTGTCCAACCATGACGCGGGCGTGTTCGGGTTGGAACGATTCATCTACAGCACATTTGGCCGAGTTCGCTTTTAA
- a CDS encoding GNAT family N-acetyltransferase has translation MNKDQIEIKPLTIDDADAFKALRLHAIQDAPASFWPTYEEEARLAVEDVRNRIRPTENQVVFGAFSGTALIGITGLRRESLEKITHNATLWGVFVEPEWRRSGVARMLLEAAVAHARETQVLQIRLFVHTENPRAQQLYRSVGFIPYGIEQRAIRVGDRFYDEEHMMLRLDE, from the coding sequence GTGAATAAAGACCAAATAGAAATCAAACCATTGACGATAGACGACGCCGACGCATTCAAGGCACTCCGCCTGCACGCCATTCAGGATGCGCCCGCATCGTTCTGGCCGACTTACGAAGAAGAAGCGCGGCTTGCTGTGGAAGATGTTCGCAACCGGATTCGACCCACCGAAAACCAGGTTGTGTTCGGCGCCTTTAGCGGCACCGCGTTGATTGGTATCACTGGCCTACGGCGCGAATCGCTTGAGAAGATCACTCATAACGCCACCTTGTGGGGCGTGTTCGTTGAACCAGAGTGGCGTAGAAGTGGCGTCGCCCGCATGTTGCTCGAAGCGGCCGTTGCCCATGCTCGCGAGACTCAGGTGCTGCAAATCCGGCTCTTCGTGCACACGGAAAATCCGCGCGCGCAACAGTTGTATCGATCGGTTGGGTTTATCCCTTACGGCATCGAACAGCGTGCGATCCGTGTCGGAGACCGGTTTTACGACGAAGAGCATATGATGCTGCGCCTGGACGAATAA
- a CDS encoding GNAT family N-acetyltransferase yields the protein MNITYKATTTADADALVEIRILAMRESLERIGRFDAQRARNRFLASFDPSLCRYIVADGTTVGFVVVRPMPDHILLDHLYVLPEHQGKGIGASVLQDVVTDANSKSIPTKVGALRGSDSNRFYQRNGFVKVDEGEWDIYYVRAPRLNVVPPR from the coding sequence ATGAACATAACCTACAAAGCAACCACAACCGCCGACGCCGACGCACTCGTCGAAATCCGCATCCTCGCGATGAGAGAAAGCCTTGAGCGCATCGGCCGGTTCGACGCACAGCGTGCGCGCAACCGATTTCTCGCTTCCTTCGATCCGTCGCTATGCCGCTACATCGTTGCCGACGGAACAACGGTTGGCTTCGTCGTAGTCAGGCCAATGCCCGATCACATTCTTCTCGATCATCTCTATGTACTTCCGGAGCACCAGGGTAAAGGCATCGGTGCTTCGGTGCTGCAAGATGTCGTGACGGATGCGAACTCGAAATCGATACCGACCAAGGTCGGCGCCTTGCGTGGCAGTGACTCGAACCGTTTCTATCAACGAAATGGTTTCGTCAAAGTGGATGAAGGAGAATGGGATATCTACTACGTTCGCGCGCCCCGGCTGAACGTCGTGCCCCCGCGGTAA